In Thermodesulfovibrionales bacterium, a genomic segment contains:
- a CDS encoding prepilin-type N-terminal cleavage/methylation domain-containing protein, which produces MKKALITNKGFTLIELLIVVAIIGILAAIAIPGYLGLQQKARRGTIPEFTDQAAKDILNWMTTVQSQSSMTADFDGDGLLTPADNAARPANIAAIPASYIALHSMPGGKGIVGNPGWDDRSPWNAAVPLFAAAAGPGSGQIAITVPAPNTILVLGYSDRASDGIVASKTISIE; this is translated from the coding sequence ATGAAAAAAGCGCTCATCACAAATAAGGGATTCACCCTAATAGAACTGCTCATAGTCGTGGCCATCATCGGCATTCTCGCGGCTATAGCGATTCCCGGATACCTGGGACTACAGCAGAAGGCGAGAAGAGGAACAATCCCCGAATTTACCGACCAGGCTGCTAAAGACATTTTAAATTGGATGACGACAGTGCAGAGCCAATCGTCTATGACAGCAGACTTCGATGGCGACGGGCTCCTGACCCCCGCCGACAACGCGGCAAGGCCTGCCAATATCGCTGCAATCCCTGCTTCTTACATAGCGCTTCACAGTATGCCAGGAGGGAAAGGCATTGTCGGGAATCCCGGCTGGGATGACAGGTCTCCCTGGAATGCAGCTGTCCCCTTATTTGCCGCAGCCGCAGGACCGGGCAGCGGTCAGATCGCGATAACGGTTCCGGCTCCAAATACGATATTGGTTTTGGGATACAGTGACAGGGCAAGCGATGGCATTGTGGCTAGTAAGACAATAAGCATTGAATAG
- a CDS encoding prepilin-type N-terminal cleavage/methylation domain-containing protein, whose amino-acid sequence MFKTMHGMKVRDERGFTLIELLIVVAIIGILAAIAIPGYLGLQQKARRGTVPESVDQTAKDLLNWMGTVQNQMSMTSDFNGDGQLTVADDGVRPANIAAIPAAYIALHSSAGGKGTVANPGWDDKSPWNAANPLFAAAAAAGSGQISITNPTPTTILIQGYSNQAADGVVASKTVSIE is encoded by the coding sequence ATGTTTAAGACAATGCATGGTATGAAAGTTAGGGACGAAAGAGGCTTCACGCTCATTGAATTGCTCATCGTTGTGGCGATCATCGGTATTCTCGCAGCGATAGCGATTCCCGGATATTTAGGTCTCCAGCAGAAGGCAAGAAGGGGAACAGTCCCTGAGTCGGTAGACCAGACAGCAAAAGACCTTCTTAACTGGATGGGTACGGTTCAGAACCAGATGTCGATGACATCGGACTTCAATGGTGACGGACAGCTGACTGTTGCCGATGACGGCGTAAGGCCTGCAAATATAGCTGCGATCCCTGCGGCCTATATAGCGCTCCACAGCTCAGCCGGCGGAAAAGGCACCGTTGCTAACCCGGGCTGGGATGATAAATCCCCCTGGAACGCTGCCAACCCGTTGTTTGCTGCGGCTGCTGCAGCCGGCAGTGGGCAGATTTCGATAACAAACCCTACGCCCACTACTATCCTTATACAGGGCTACAGCAATCAGGCGGCAGACGGTGTCGTCGCCTCGAAGACGGTGAGCATCGAATAA
- a CDS encoding phosphatase PAP2 family protein, whose amino-acid sequence MLFSKRETVLQREHKAVPAEERSSTAALVILSCLFPLFFFYLDTVVVSWVKYLHQARPPVYSFLEVADPLINFLGHGATLIIGSLILYAVGRQRDRNLERLGKTLFIGLLSAGVVVQGLKHLSGRARPRLTDDLLFIGPSFRSGYDSFPSGHTTLAFCMATILSQYFPSYRTAFYAFAVIVGLARVEGAAHFPSDVLAGAIVGILVGRIFSGRMTSSARSVLCQR is encoded by the coding sequence GCTGAGGAGCGCAGCAGCACCGCTGCGCTTGTTATCCTTTCTTGTCTATTCCCGTTATTCTTCTTCTATCTTGATACCGTCGTGGTGTCATGGGTGAAATATCTGCACCAGGCCAGGCCCCCCGTCTATTCCTTTCTTGAAGTCGCTGATCCGCTGATTAATTTCTTGGGCCACGGCGCGACCCTTATCATCGGTTCACTCATACTTTACGCGGTCGGCAGGCAGAGGGACAGAAACCTCGAGAGGTTAGGGAAGACCCTGTTTATCGGTCTCCTCTCGGCGGGTGTTGTTGTCCAGGGCCTGAAACACCTCAGCGGCAGGGCCAGGCCCCGGCTGACGGATGACCTCCTCTTCATCGGTCCGTCTTTCAGGAGCGGTTACGATTCCTTCCCGTCCGGACATACCACGCTCGCATTCTGCATGGCCACGATCCTCTCACAGTATTTTCCTTCATACCGGACCGCGTTTTATGCTTTTGCCGTTATCGTCGGGCTTGCAAGGGTGGAGGGCGCTGCCCATTTTCCCTCCGATGTCCTGGCCGGAGCGATTGTCGGCATCCTTGTCGGAAGGATATTCTCCGGCAGAATGACTTCATCTGCAAGGTCGGTACTGTGCCAGAGATGA
- a CDS encoding prepilin-type N-terminal cleavage/methylation domain-containing protein, translating into MMNNKGITLVELLVVVAIIGILAMIAVPTYLGQQKRAERTEASANLQNLRLLEEQFYAENANYAATTGAAGANQPGNIALIQAAGVLPGFKPGAGASLSFSYRIVQNQQITATNPLTYGVLTPCFTAIATGNTGKRVSADVFAIDCNNIRNF; encoded by the coding sequence ATGATGAACAATAAGGGTATTACTCTCGTAGAGTTGCTTGTTGTGGTCGCGATTATCGGCATTCTTGCCATGATCGCTGTTCCCACGTATCTTGGTCAGCAGAAGCGCGCCGAAAGAACAGAGGCATCGGCAAACCTCCAGAACCTGAGACTGCTCGAGGAACAGTTTTACGCGGAAAATGCCAATTACGCTGCTACAACTGGAGCCGCCGGAGCCAATCAGCCCGGCAATATCGCCCTTATTCAGGCAGCCGGGGTGCTCCCGGGCTTCAAACCGGGGGCTGGAGCGAGTCTGAGCTTCAGTTATCGGATCGTACAGAACCAGCAGATAACCGCCACGAACCCTCTGACCTATGGAGTCTTAACGCCATGCTTCACGGCGATCGCCACAGGGAATACCGGGAAGAGGGTGAGCGCGGACGTCTTTGCGATAGACTGCAACAATATCAGGAATTTCTGA
- a CDS encoding DUF202 domain-containing protein produces MTVNKDSGKIRNRRVHMANERTFLAWIRTSIGIMAFGFVVERFALFVRQVAYFLGKETAIPSQGYSALLGISLVGLGAIMGVLSFVRYKKVEKQIDEDTYRPSFILDVLLTMTVLVVGIFLILYLVHST; encoded by the coding sequence ATGACGGTAAACAAAGATTCAGGCAAGATCAGGAACCGTCGCGTCCATATGGCGAATGAGAGGACCTTTCTCGCCTGGATTCGTACGAGCATAGGGATCATGGCCTTTGGTTTCGTTGTGGAGCGCTTTGCCTTATTCGTCAGACAGGTGGCGTATTTCTTGGGAAAGGAGACTGCCATCCCTTCCCAGGGGTATTCAGCACTGCTGGGGATATCCCTCGTGGGGCTCGGCGCGATTATGGGTGTGCTCTCGTTTGTGAGATATAAAAAAGTCGAGAAGCAGATCGACGAAGATACCTACCGGCCGTCCTTCATACTGGATGTGCTGCTCACCATGACCGTCCTCGTCGTCGGAATCTTTCTTATATTATATCTCGTGCATAGCACGTAA